In Paenibacillus durus, the DNA window ATATATTAGAAGTTTTAACCGGAGCAAAGCTTGAGTTCATAATCGCTACATTATTGTTATTAACTGCATACACGCTGTAATAACTATTCTCCGAACCGATGACCTTCACATTATTAAGCGTTACAGGGCCGGATGCGTAAAATATCTTCTGTATGGACTTTCCGCTTATATCTATATTTACATTGCTTATAGTTAGTTTCGAATCTGGAGAATTACTTCCATTTATAAAAACTGTAGACAAGCCTCCGGGAATGTAGTCTGGTACCGTTGGAGCGGGCTTTAATGTCTTCCCCTTGAAATCCAGCGTCAAATCCTCACCGCTTGGGACACTAAAATTTCTGGATAAAATAGTCGTCACCTGATCAGAATGGATTGCCGCCTTCAATTCGTCAACGGAGTCTACGATCGCCTCAGCAGTCCATCTTACGGTTACAGGTACTACAATAGAAGAATCCGAGGCATTTCCGTACTTGATCTTTGCCGTCAGAATAACCGTTTCCGGATCGGTAACTGCCGTTTTATTGACTTTTAAAAACGTATCCGAAATGATGTCGGGCCGGCTCGATATCCACTTGATTTCAGAGCCTTGAATCATCCATCCCGGAAGAGAACTAATAAGATCCTGAGTTACGGAATCGGCGCTGTCGGAGCTTGCGAAGGATAGATGATAGTCACTGCCAGGAGACAAAATGTCTTTTTTGATTCTCTGGACAATTTCCTCATCGCTGTCCGGCGTATAATTGATACCACCGAGACCGGTACCCCTTCTGGCTCCAAGCGAATCTTCAGCTGCCATAATTTCATAATTATAGATTTTTCCCTTTTCTACATTATTATCTGTATAGATGGCCTTAAAGTGGGAGAAATCGGTATTCTTTATCTGATCCGCTTTTATAGTAAAAGATATTTTTTTGTCCGGATCTGTGCTCTTTATATACTTGCCCTGGATACCGTCCTTAAGGATGACTTCCGTACGGAGCACATCAAATTGGACAATATCGCTCTCATCCGTTGCCTGAAATTCAATCGTCAGCGAATGATCCGTTTTGGAGACCAGATTGGAGGTGATCGCCTCGGGCGCATCATTGTCATAGAAAACCCCGAAAATCAAATCCTGATTCGCACGATTAACATCGGCAGTCACTTTGATCACATTATTTGCAATTTCCGACCTGTCCGTAGACTTCTGGTACATCCATCTGTACGCATTCGGATCTGTCTGGTCAAGCAAATAGACAGAAATCTTGTTATTCCGGACATCATTGATATCCTTATCCTTCAGCCAAATATCATTGAGATTCAACTCGACCGGCAGCGACAATTGGATAGCCGTCCCCGGCGCCGCGCCGTTTGCGGTTACACCGTAAATACCGCCGGATGGATGCAATCTGGAATAATACTGCATACTTGGCATGACATTGCCTGAAGGCACTTCAGAGCCGGCATTCCGCAAATGGATCGTCGGGTTTGCGTCGTCCGAAGCCGGAATGAGCACAGGCACAGAAATATTGATATTTCTGTCAAAGGCATATGTACTGCCTTGGGCAATGGGAATATCAGTGCCGAACCCGCCCTTCACGATCGCCCATGCAGGAGCGTTGTTCGTATCCCCTTTAAAATGAACATAAACCTTGCTTGTGCCTACGGTAAGATTCGGGTTGGTTAAAGCAATGGAATAGGTCGAATCCGTCACCGTATTCATATATACCCAGTCGGTAACGCTGACGCTGTTAATATCCGCAGTTCCGCTTGCGTCAATGTAATATTCCATATCTTTTCCAATAGACGCCAAACCGTCTAGTTGAAGCGTGCTGCCCGAAAGTGTGGCGGATGAGAGGGTAGGATTTGAGGGCTGATCTATCGTTGTGAAGTAGTACACCTTGTCTGAAGCAGTAGAATCACCGTTATTTGATTTGACACCTGCAGCACAGATAATCTTGTAGGTGGTTGCATATTCCAGCGAACTTGCAGGCGTTACTGCAATGTCTTTATTCGTAAACCCGCTGCTGTCTCCTTTGCTTACAATAATGGGGATGACTGTTGAGTCGCTGTATTTGACCAATTGAAAACGGCTTTGATTGTCCGCCCAGGTGGTCTCCCCCGTAACTCCCTTTCCAAAATTGAATTTGATTACAGGTTGTAGTGCTGCATTAAGGTTATCCGTTTCATTGTCTCCCATCTTGGTTGTACCGGGTGCCAGATAAGCTCCGTTAATAGCAAGAGCAGCCCCATAAGCAGTGGATACAGCCACCAGATTGCTGAGCAGTAATGCCATCACAGTAAAAAAAACTATAAATTTACTGCAATTCCTCTTCATTTTTCGTTTTGACATACGATTCCCCTCGCTTATTTATAATAGAATGATACGTTATATAATATGACATATCATTTCATTCACAATTTAATATATTTTAATAAATTTAAACATATTTAATTATGTTTCGTTAAATCCAGTATAATTTCATACATTATATTTTTTGAATGTTCGTAAGTCAATGATATTTGCGGCACAATTTGTCAATTTTTTGTACATAACGGCGATAATCCTCGAATTTATCTGACACAACACTGACACAGCACCATTTTGGACAAAAAACAGCCACTATCATGAGGCCCCGGATTGGCTATTGGCTCATGTATAGTGGCTGTTATACGAATCGTTCAGACGGCTTGTGTAATTAGCAGACTTTGTTTACGGAGTGGTAGTAGCAGTTGCCTTTGGCGAATATCCCGCTTCGCCGCCAGCGTTAACCGGTGTAACCCGGAAATAGTAGGTCGTTGACGGACTGAGGCTGTTCACCGTATAGCTTGTTCCCGTCGTGCTTCCCGCAAGGTGGTCCTCAAATCCCCAGTACGGATCGGTAGAGTAATATACCTTATAGCTGGTGGCGCCGGTAGCTCCGCTCCATGTCAAGCTTACCGATGTGCTTCCCACCGTTCCGACTGTTGGAGCAGCAGACAGCTTGCCCGGAATGTCTGAGGACACCGTATCAAAGGTTATAGAGGCTCCGTCGAAATGGCCTGTGCCAACGTCATCAAATGCCGGTAGGGTCAGCATGTATTGGTGTGTCCCTGAAGGGTCCAGATCATAAGAAAAGGCAGCCGTACCTCCAGCAGTCAGGGGATAGAAGAAGAAGGTGTGAGCGTCGTTCACCTGTTTCGCGTAAGATTCCGCACCACTTACAGCAGTAGAGTCAAACTGCGGGTCTGTTACAACATCGGTCCAAGTTCCGCTAATGTTTTTCTTCAAAGTAATTCCCGAGTTCGGACTCGACAAAAGACCGCTGAGATCGGCTGCATTAACCGGTCTGTCCACAGTAAATTCGACATTCCCTTCATAAGCGACTCCATCAGCGTCATTCGCCGGCTGGAAGGATATGATCGGATCACCTGTATAGTTACCGCCCGAATCGGGAGTTCTAAAGTAGAAGACATAGTCTTTTCTATTTTGGAAGCTGCCCAGGGTCAAGTTGTTGTTAGCCCCGACTGTGTTGCTGATGGTTACCTTGTAGAGCGTGTCATAATCAAAATTATTTTGCATGCCGAGCGTGACCGTCGTTCCTGTCGATGCTCCGGAGCTTGTCCACCCGCCGCCGCTGGCCGTTCCCAAGCTGGAGATGGTCTGGCTCGCGTCATCGGAAGCTCTGACAATTTTGAACTGCTCTTTTACAGAACCCGAGAGGCTCTTGTCAAAGTAGATTTTCAGCTGCGAACGAGACTGGGCGTCGAAATAATACCCGTGCAGATTGATAGCTTTGTTTCCTGCATCATTCAAGGCAAATACCGATGTGGAGGAAATAACTGGTACAGCTGCCGTCAGCGAGAGAGCTAACAAGGCCATGATTTTGAATTTCTTAACATTCTTTAACATTTCAATACCTCCTGATTTTTTAATTTTTGAGCTAAAAAGATTTACCGGGTCAAGCTTCAATTTCTTCGCAGGTAAGCGTTTCGATACCCGCCCCTTCCCTGTCCGCCTGTCCCATCAAAATGATGGTGACACCAGCTTTGTATTCATTTCTCAGAGGAATCGCCTTATGTAATGTGAAGATCTGTAATGAATTCCTGTACGTTATTATATGCTTAATATTAAGCAATTTCAATAGTTTGTGCTTATTTTTAAGTCTAATTTATTATTTTAGGTATATTTAATGATATTTAGATATATTTAGAATTCCTGCGGATACGCAATGCTTTGATAGTAAGAAATGCTAAAGGAGGTTCATTTTTTTAAAAAAAGGCATATGCCGCCCCGCCCTCACGTAAAGTACAAGTAACGATTGTCCATGCCTTCAAGGAAGGTGTCTCTTCGTTTTACATTTCTGTCTCCCCCTGGCCAGTAGTCCGGGGTTGGCGCTTGGAGGTGCAGACTTCTTGAAAACCGCGCTGTGGCTGTATCTGTTCTTGTTCCTAGCATATTTTGATCTGCATGCGCAGTATCCCATTCTGACGCCCTTTGCTATCTCTTTGGGCGCTGGACCTGCTTTTATCGGCTGGATGATGGGCATGTATTCGCTTACACATCTCCCCGGCAATCTGCTCGCCGGTGTGCTCATCGACCGAAAGGGCAGCCGCCGCTATATCGTCTACAGCCTAATCGCAGCGGGAGCGATACTGCTGCTCCAGGCTTATGCCCACCTGCCATGGCATCTGCTGCTCCTCAGGGCGGCAAGCGGGTTTGCGCTGGCCTTCCTCTCTCCCGCCTGCATGGCGCTGCTCGCCTCGCTGTCAGGCGATTCGGTGAAGCAGGGCAAATATATGTCCGGCCAGGGGATTGTGCATACACTTGCTTCCGTCCTCTCGCCGGCAGCAGGCGCTTTCATCGTGGCCAAAGCCGGATTTTCCGGCACTTTCCTGAGCCTTGGCTGGCTGCTGATTGCCACCGGCGTAATGGCATACTTCAGCGTGCCGAAGGCTACCCGGGAGCTTCCGGCGCAGGCCGTAAGCTCTGCGGCAGCGGACGGCAGCTCCGCAGCCGAAGTGCGGCTCTCACCGGACCCAGGCTCAGTGATGCCGGTTCCCTTCCGCTATCTCCTGCTGCCGTTCTTCATCGCCTCCGCGCAGGGCGTGCTCTTCTTCGAGCTTCCTCTTTCCCAAGCCGGTAACGGAAACGAAGGTATCCTTTCAACGGGTATTCTGCTCTCACTGCTCAGTCTGGGCGCACTTGTCACGCTGAGTATGCTATTTCTGAATCGTCTATCCGTGCTCTTGCGGATCGGCGCGGCGCTGCTCGGTCTGGCGCTCTGCTTCTTCGCTCTCGCTGCTGTCCCCTCTATTCCTCCAGAGGTTGTCCTATTTCTGCTCGGGACCGCGAAAGGAGTGCTGTTCCCGGCAATGGCCTCACTGTTCATCGGCATCAGCGGCCCCGGACGTATGGGAAGGACTTTCTCGCTGCAGTCGA includes these proteins:
- a CDS encoding Ig-like domain-containing protein, which gives rise to MSKRKMKRNCSKFIVFFTVMALLLSNLVAVSTAYGAALAINGAYLAPGTTKMGDNETDNLNAALQPVIKFNFGKGVTGETTWADNQSRFQLVKYSDSTVIPIIVSKGDSSGFTNKDIAVTPASSLEYATTYKIICAAGVKSNNGDSTASDKVYYFTTIDQPSNPTLSSATLSGSTLQLDGLASIGKDMEYYIDASGTADINSVSVTDWVYMNTVTDSTYSIALTNPNLTVGTSKVYVHFKGDTNNAPAWAIVKGGFGTDIPIAQGSTYAFDRNINISVPVLIPASDDANPTIHLRNAGSEVPSGNVMPSMQYYSRLHPSGGIYGVTANGAAPGTAIQLSLPVELNLNDIWLKDKDINDVRNNKISVYLLDQTDPNAYRWMYQKSTDRSEIANNVIKVTADVNRANQDLIFGVFYDNDAPEAITSNLVSKTDHSLTIEFQATDESDIVQFDVLRTEVILKDGIQGKYIKSTDPDKKISFTIKADQIKNTDFSHFKAIYTDNNVEKGKIYNYEIMAAEDSLGARRGTGLGGINYTPDSDEEIVQRIKKDILSPGSDYHLSFASSDSADSVTQDLISSLPGWMIQGSEIKWISSRPDIISDTFLKVNKTAVTDPETVILTAKIKYGNASDSSIVVPVTVRWTAEAIVDSVDELKAAIHSDQVTTILSRNFSVPSGEDLTLDFKGKTLKPAPTVPDYIPGGLSTVFINGSNSPDSKLTISNVNIDISGKSIQKIFYASGPVTLNNVKVIGSENSYYSVYAVNNNNVAIMNSSFAPVKTSNIWSEKREGIEAPILHISGSTFDGGGNPGYGIYSAGLTTLENNSFKNYHASDNSSAGIFIDNASDASIIGNTVTGSDIGIKIAAATAGVSSSKINSVSVKNGESAQAAANSLLKDGNNVGVNQYSVVITDKTTGSEVYKLSAFPFIPGSFAPAAGAVNVPLDSAIQFVFTGKEGVKIDQSAIDGNITLNADGAVVPASVSIDPATNIVTIAPANKLLYGTTYTVSISKNIADVSGKNMPMDIGWKFTTVPFATFLNPAASTPWDVEVDEALKIGFSEPINPDSISAGQSVALQLVGGEAAPFKYELRADGKLLTVTPTQKLVPGGQYKLTLSSPLTDTKGNTIGSPQSITFLTQSGSVAETPVITELGGSSSPVADLKAGRNYSFDIDIKNNSSSLDSYTVYVIGRAGKGARQEHGGKVILSGFANLTIASLSSRITNIPTFTVPSDATDVYFDVFVCDTSSKHILAKPVHFAYKVQR
- a CDS encoding fibronectin type III domain-containing protein — its product is MLKNVKKFKIMALLALSLTAAVPVISSTSVFALNDAGNKAINLHGYYFDAQSRSQLKIYFDKSLSGSVKEQFKIVRASDDASQTISSLGTASGGGWTSSGASTGTTVTLGMQNNFDYDTLYKVTISNTVGANNNLTLGSFQNRKDYVFYFRTPDSGGNYTGDPIISFQPANDADGVAYEGNVEFTVDRPVNAADLSGLLSSPNSGITLKKNISGTWTDVVTDPQFDSTAVSGAESYAKQVNDAHTFFFYPLTAGGTAAFSYDLDPSGTHQYMLTLPAFDDVGTGHFDGASITFDTVSSDIPGKLSAAPTVGTVGSTSVSLTWSGATGATSYKVYYSTDPYWGFEDHLAGSTTGTSYTVNSLSPSTTYYFRVTPVNAGGEAGYSPKATATTTP
- a CDS encoding MFS transporter, with translation MKTALWLYLFLFLAYFDLHAQYPILTPFAISLGAGPAFIGWMMGMYSLTHLPGNLLAGVLIDRKGSRRYIVYSLIAAGAILLLQAYAHLPWHLLLLRAASGFALAFLSPACMALLASLSGDSVKQGKYMSGQGIVHTLASVLSPAAGAFIVAKAGFSGTFLSLGWLLIATGVMAYFSVPKATRELPAQAVSSAAADGSSAAEVRLSPDPGSVMPVPFRYLLLPFFIASAQGVLFFELPLSQAGNGNEGILSTGILLSLLSLGALVTLSMLFLNRLSVLLRIGAALLGLALCFFALAAVPSIPPEVVLFLLGTAKGVLFPAMASLFIGISGPGRMGRTFSLQSIATSLGAFAGPVAAGQLRGMVSPYFIAFLLMMMALLLLPLYGSGKLSAYHPDWNSRAA